Proteins encoded in a region of the Burkholderia ubonensis subsp. mesacidophila genome:
- a CDS encoding MFS transporter, translating into MNSQFLDLGGDASLPASPARAADAAAARHTARDVTLGDFMDDLPVGALHRFVVWVIGIGLFFDMYEIFLVSTIGTALQHEYGLNPQSGDFKLLLASAFIGMFFGAMCLGSLADRIGRRKAFLLTLIWYSAFSLIGAFSVNADMLVICRFLTGIGVGAIYPVADSFLSEILPKARRGRLAAWAYTTSYVAVPLVGFLAVWLNPMHVGGVAGWRIILAIGSLGAVYVLFVQRRLPESPRWLLAQGRVDEAHAMLRRFADSAGVSMPARFTTTAEPQRPLALRERIALLRRQSYDKRYLMLTIFHLFQGFGYYGFGTLAGAVVKSRGFDVTSSTLFIALSFVGYPIGSLLSIPLLNWIERRTLVIGSILSIAVFGLGFAYSGNTALIVCFGVLTTCASNVFSNAYHVYQAEIFPARVRSTAIGSTYALSRIVSGVLPFILLPVLVQYGAGAMFGVISVALGIVAVTLRVLGPLTTRRSQDEINPV; encoded by the coding sequence ATGAACAGCCAATTCCTCGACCTGGGCGGCGACGCGAGCCTGCCCGCGTCGCCCGCCCGCGCCGCCGATGCAGCCGCGGCGCGCCACACCGCGCGCGACGTCACGCTGGGCGATTTCATGGACGACCTGCCGGTCGGCGCGCTGCACCGCTTCGTCGTGTGGGTGATCGGCATCGGGCTGTTCTTCGACATGTACGAGATCTTCCTCGTCAGTACGATCGGCACCGCGCTGCAGCACGAATACGGGCTGAACCCGCAGAGCGGCGATTTCAAGCTGCTGCTCGCGTCCGCGTTCATCGGCATGTTCTTCGGCGCGATGTGCCTCGGCAGCCTCGCCGACCGCATCGGCCGGCGCAAGGCGTTCCTGCTGACCCTCATCTGGTACAGCGCGTTCTCGCTGATCGGCGCGTTCTCGGTCAACGCCGACATGCTGGTGATCTGCCGCTTCCTGACCGGCATCGGCGTCGGCGCGATCTATCCGGTCGCGGACAGCTTCCTGTCGGAGATTCTGCCGAAGGCACGCCGTGGGCGGCTTGCTGCGTGGGCTTACACGACTTCCTATGTCGCAGTGCCGCTCGTCGGCTTTCTCGCGGTGTGGCTCAATCCGATGCACGTCGGCGGCGTGGCCGGCTGGCGCATCATCCTCGCGATCGGCAGCCTCGGCGCCGTGTACGTGTTGTTCGTTCAGCGCCGGCTGCCGGAAAGCCCGCGCTGGCTGCTGGCTCAAGGACGCGTTGACGAGGCCCATGCGATGCTGCGCCGCTTCGCCGACAGCGCAGGCGTCAGCATGCCGGCGCGCTTCACGACCACGGCGGAGCCGCAGCGGCCGCTGGCGCTGCGCGAGCGCATCGCGCTGCTGCGCCGCCAGTCGTATGACAAGCGCTATCTCATGCTGACGATCTTTCATCTGTTCCAGGGCTTCGGCTATTACGGCTTCGGCACGCTGGCGGGCGCGGTGGTCAAGAGCCGCGGCTTCGACGTGACCAGCAGCACGCTGTTCATCGCGCTGTCGTTCGTCGGCTATCCGATCGGCTCGCTGCTGTCGATTCCGTTGCTCAACTGGATCGAGCGCCGCACGCTGGTGATCGGGTCGATTCTGTCGATCGCGGTGTTTGGTCTTGGTTTCGCGTACTCGGGGAACACCGCGCTGATCGTCTGCTTCGGCGTGTTGACGACTTGCGCGTCAAATGTGTTCAGCAACGCGTATCACGTTTATCAGGCGGAGATTTTTCCCGCTCGCGTGCGGTCGACTGCGATCGGCAGCACGTATGCGCTGTCGCGAATCGTTAGTGGGGTGCTGCCGTTTATTCTGCTGCCAGTGCTTGTGCAGTACGGCGCTGGTGCGATGTTCGGGGTGATCTCGGTTGCGCTTGGGATCGTCGCCGTTACGTTGCGCGTGCTCGGGCCGCTGACTACGCGGCGGAGTCAGGATGAGATCAATCCGGTGTGA
- a CDS encoding CoA transferase, whose product MSQAGHPLSPPPLAGLTVVAIEQALAAPLCTCRLADMGARVIKIERPDGDFARGYDAAANGQSSYFLWTNRGKESVVLDFKQPDDAALLDRLIAGADIFVQNLAPGALTRAGFDSAALRARHPRLITCDITGYRTGDGVSALKAYDFLVQCESGLVSVSGAPGAEVTA is encoded by the coding sequence ATGAGTCAAGCCGGTCACCCCCTGTCCCCGCCGCCGCTCGCCGGCCTCACCGTCGTCGCGATCGAGCAGGCGCTCGCCGCGCCGCTGTGCACCTGCCGCCTCGCGGACATGGGCGCGCGCGTGATCAAGATCGAGCGCCCGGACGGCGATTTCGCGCGCGGCTACGACGCGGCCGCGAACGGGCAATCGTCGTACTTTCTGTGGACCAATCGCGGCAAGGAGTCGGTCGTGCTCGACTTCAAGCAGCCGGACGACGCCGCGCTGCTCGACCGGCTGATCGCGGGCGCGGACATCTTCGTGCAGAACCTCGCGCCCGGCGCGCTCACCCGCGCGGGCTTCGACAGCGCGGCGCTGCGCGCGCGCCATCCGCGGCTGATCACCTGCGACATCACCGGCTACCGGACGGGCGACGGCGTGAGCGCGCTGAAGGCGTACGACTTTCTCGTGCAGTGCGAAAGCGGGCTCGTCAGCGTAAGCGGCGCGCCCGGCGCGGAGGTGACGGCATGA
- a CDS encoding cold-shock protein gives MDTGTVKWFNDSKGFGFITPDKGGDDLFAHFSEIRADGFKTLAENQKVSFETKQGPKGLQAANIKPL, from the coding sequence ATGGATACCGGTACCGTTAAGTGGTTCAACGACAGCAAAGGCTTTGGCTTCATCACCCCGGACAAGGGCGGCGACGACCTGTTCGCTCACTTCTCCGAAATCAGAGCCGACGGCTTCAAGACGCTGGCTGAAAATCAGAAGGTGAGCTTCGAAACGAAGCAAGGCCCGAAGGGTCTGCAAGCGGCTAACATCAAGCCGCTGTAA
- a CDS encoding D-2-hydroxyacid dehydrogenase: MTHAPVNIVFLDRATLSPRTVLKPLPFPHTLHAFERTAPADVADRIRDADAVIVNKVRLDAAALAGAKRLRLVAIAATGTDHVDLAACAARGIVVSNIRGYAVRTVPEHTFALIFALRRSLVAYRDAVRAGRWLDSGQFCFFDFPIRDLAGSTLGIVGDGALGRAVAGIAHALGMRVLFAAHGGHTDPQAGYAPLDALLRDSDIVSLHCPLTPATRHLIDAAAFARMARRPLVINTARGGLVDESALVEALQSGQISGAGFDVVSEEPLPAAHPFQAILSHPGFILTPHVAWASDEAVQALADQLVDNIAAFVDGAPRHVVTAG; this comes from the coding sequence ATGACCCATGCCCCCGTGAACATCGTCTTCCTCGATCGCGCGACGCTGTCGCCGCGCACCGTGCTGAAGCCGTTGCCGTTTCCGCACACGCTGCACGCGTTCGAGCGCACCGCGCCAGCCGACGTGGCAGATCGCATCCGCGACGCGGACGCCGTGATCGTCAACAAGGTCCGGCTGGACGCGGCAGCGCTCGCCGGCGCAAAACGGTTGCGGCTCGTCGCGATCGCCGCAACCGGCACCGACCACGTCGACCTCGCCGCATGCGCCGCGCGCGGCATCGTCGTGAGCAACATCCGCGGCTACGCGGTGCGCACGGTGCCCGAACACACGTTCGCGCTGATCTTCGCGTTGCGCCGCAGCCTCGTCGCGTATCGCGACGCGGTGCGCGCGGGCCGCTGGCTCGACAGCGGCCAGTTCTGCTTCTTCGATTTTCCGATCCGGGATCTGGCGGGCTCGACGCTCGGCATCGTCGGCGACGGCGCGCTCGGGCGCGCGGTGGCCGGCATCGCGCATGCGCTCGGCATGCGCGTACTGTTCGCCGCGCACGGCGGCCACACCGATCCGCAAGCGGGCTATGCACCGCTCGACGCGCTGCTGCGCGACAGCGACATCGTGTCGCTGCACTGCCCGCTCACGCCCGCGACGCGGCATCTGATCGACGCGGCCGCGTTCGCGCGGATGGCGCGCCGGCCGCTCGTGATCAACACCGCGCGCGGCGGGCTCGTCGACGAGTCGGCGCTCGTCGAGGCGTTGCAGTCGGGGCAGATATCAGGCGCGGGCTTCGATGTCGTCAGCGAGGAGCCGCTGCCGGCCGCGCATCCGTTCCAGGCGATCCTGTCGCATCCGGGGTTCATCCTCACCCCGCATGTCGCGTGGGCGAGCGACGAAGCCGTGCAGGCGCTCGCGGATCAGCTGGTGGACAACATCGCCGCGTTTGTCGACGGCGCGCCGCGCCATGTCGTGACGGCGGGTTGA
- a CDS encoding FAS1-like dehydratase domain-containing protein: MSGVDIVTLREWLGRSIEDRDVLSVRHARLMAATVGSDPAQLTAGAPLPPLWHWLYFLEGLPPEQLGRDGHPRRGGFLPPVPLPNRMWAGGRVRFHAPLPLGADVTKRSTIRAVEHKHGRSGELVFVTVLHEILHAGAVAIAEEHDIVYKEASPGGAARPAPAPAAPCAPEHRDTFVATSTTLFRYSALTFNGHRIHYDQDYCRDVEGYPNLVIHGPLNATLLAGYAERVAGRPLRAFHYRGVQPALLGNALTLNATRTEDGYALWTALPDDSVSMRADAMF; encoded by the coding sequence ATGAGCGGCGTCGATATCGTGACCTTGCGCGAGTGGCTCGGCCGCTCCATCGAAGACCGCGACGTGCTGTCGGTGCGTCACGCGCGGCTGATGGCCGCGACAGTCGGCAGCGACCCGGCGCAACTCACGGCCGGCGCGCCGCTGCCGCCGCTCTGGCACTGGCTGTACTTCCTCGAAGGCTTGCCGCCCGAGCAGCTCGGCCGCGACGGCCACCCGCGGCGCGGCGGGTTCCTGCCGCCGGTGCCGCTGCCGAACCGCATGTGGGCCGGCGGCCGCGTGCGGTTCCATGCGCCGCTGCCGCTTGGCGCCGATGTGACCAAGCGCTCGACGATCCGCGCCGTCGAGCACAAGCACGGGCGCTCGGGCGAACTCGTGTTCGTCACGGTGCTGCACGAGATCCTGCACGCCGGCGCGGTCGCGATCGCCGAGGAGCACGACATCGTCTACAAGGAGGCGTCGCCGGGCGGCGCTGCGCGACCGGCCCCGGCACCCGCTGCACCCTGTGCGCCCGAGCATCGAGACACGTTCGTCGCGACGTCGACGACGCTGTTCCGCTACTCCGCGCTGACCTTCAACGGCCACCGCATCCATTACGACCAGGACTACTGCCGCGACGTCGAGGGTTATCCGAACCTCGTGATTCACGGTCCGCTCAATGCGACGCTGCTCGCCGGTTACGCGGAGCGCGTCGCCGGCAGGCCGTTGCGCGCGTTCCATTACCGCGGCGTGCAGCCGGCGCTGCTCGGCAACGCGCTGACGCTGAACGCGACGCGCACCGAAGACGGCTATGCGCTGTGGACCGCCCTGCCCGACGACAGCGTATCGATGCGCGCGGACGCGATGTTCTAG
- a CDS encoding CaiB/BaiF CoA transferase family protein, translated as MTRPLDGIRVLELGQLIAGPFAGRMLAEFGADVIKVEPPGTGDPLRKWRMLHDGTSVWWAAQSRNKTSLTLDLRTPEGQDVIRRLVADADVLIENFRPGTLEGWGLGWDALSAINPGLIMLRVSGYGQTGPYRDRPGFGVIAEAMGGLRHLTGEPGRTPVRVGVSLGDSLSGLHGLIGVLLALRHREQQGGKGQVVDVALYESVFNMMESLLPEYAVFGAVREAAGSSLPGVVPTNAYRCRDGRYALIAGNGDSIFRRLMELVGRPDLGNDPALAHNDGRVSQVERIDAAIGAWTALQDRDDVLAALNEARIPAGRIYDVADIAADPHYHARGMIVDDTLPDGTPVRVPGIVPKLGATPGRITRSAPTLGEGTDAVLDSLGIDAATRDDWRARGVI; from the coding sequence ATGACGAGACCGCTGGATGGCATTCGCGTGCTGGAACTCGGGCAACTGATCGCCGGGCCGTTCGCGGGCCGGATGCTCGCCGAGTTCGGCGCGGACGTGATCAAGGTGGAGCCGCCCGGCACCGGCGACCCGCTGCGCAAATGGCGGATGCTGCACGACGGCACGTCGGTCTGGTGGGCCGCGCAATCGCGCAACAAGACGTCGCTGACGCTCGACCTGCGCACGCCGGAAGGCCAGGACGTGATCCGCCGGCTCGTCGCCGATGCCGACGTGCTGATCGAGAACTTCCGGCCCGGCACGCTCGAGGGCTGGGGGCTCGGCTGGGACGCGCTCTCGGCGATCAATCCCGGGCTGATCATGCTGCGCGTGTCGGGCTACGGGCAGACCGGGCCGTATCGCGACCGGCCGGGCTTCGGCGTGATCGCCGAGGCGATGGGCGGCCTGCGGCACCTGACCGGCGAGCCGGGGCGCACGCCCGTGCGCGTCGGCGTGTCGCTCGGCGATTCGCTGTCGGGGCTGCACGGGCTGATCGGCGTGCTGCTCGCGCTGCGGCATCGCGAGCAGCAGGGCGGCAAGGGGCAGGTCGTCGACGTCGCGCTGTATGAGTCCGTGTTCAACATGATGGAAAGCCTGCTGCCCGAATACGCGGTGTTCGGCGCGGTGCGCGAGGCGGCCGGCAGCAGCCTGCCCGGCGTCGTGCCGACCAATGCGTACCGGTGCCGCGACGGCCGCTATGCGCTGATCGCGGGCAACGGCGACAGCATTTTCCGGCGGCTGATGGAACTGGTCGGGCGGCCCGATCTCGGCAACGATCCCGCGCTCGCGCACAACGACGGCCGCGTCTCCCAGGTCGAGCGCATCGACGCGGCGATCGGCGCATGGACGGCGCTTCAGGACCGCGACGACGTGCTGGCCGCGCTGAACGAAGCGCGGATTCCGGCGGGGCGGATCTACGACGTCGCCGACATCGCGGCCGATCCGCATTACCACGCGCGCGGGATGATCGTCGACGACACACTGCCGGACGGCACGCCGGTGCGCGTGCCGGGCATCGTGCCGAAGCTCGGCGCGACGCCCGGGCGCATCACGCGCTCGGCGCCTACGCTCGGCGAGGGCACCGACGCGGTGCTCGACTCGCTCGGCATCGATGCGGCGACGCGCGACGACTGGCGCGCGCGCGGCGTGATCTGA
- a CDS encoding LysR family transcriptional regulator, which yields MRYELTDLAVFLAVAEEGNLTRGAERCHLAPSSVSLRIKGLEEAVGAPLLERLARGVTPTPAGRIVMEHARRCLAQLEQMNADLAPFAHGLVGHVTCFANNNAIHSHLPDDLGRFFARYPNVRISLEERTSHDIVAAVAAGRADIGVVALEADHPDLAFHPYRQDELVVVAPHDSDLAKRAEIAFAACLGRPFISLQTGAALHTFLMGHAGALGGLLDVRVQVSSYAAIVKLVASGAGIGVVARSALADGTPANVAVLTLSETWARRELRVCVPRVASTPNPFRDRLLETLTAPQSAAGGDETGGGSAPR from the coding sequence ATGCGTTACGAATTGACGGATCTCGCGGTATTCCTGGCCGTCGCGGAAGAGGGCAACCTCACGCGCGGCGCCGAGCGGTGCCATCTCGCGCCGTCGTCGGTGAGCCTGCGCATCAAGGGGCTGGAGGAGGCGGTCGGCGCGCCGCTGCTCGAACGGCTGGCGCGGGGCGTTACGCCGACGCCCGCCGGGCGCATCGTGATGGAGCACGCGCGCCGCTGCCTCGCGCAGCTCGAGCAGATGAACGCGGATCTCGCGCCGTTCGCGCACGGGCTCGTCGGTCACGTGACGTGCTTCGCGAACAACAACGCGATCCATTCGCACCTGCCCGACGATCTCGGCCGCTTCTTCGCGCGCTACCCGAACGTGCGGATCTCGCTCGAGGAGCGCACGAGCCACGACATCGTTGCCGCCGTCGCCGCGGGCCGCGCCGATATCGGGGTGGTGGCGCTCGAAGCCGACCACCCGGACCTCGCGTTCCATCCGTACCGGCAGGACGAGCTCGTCGTCGTCGCGCCGCATGACAGCGATCTCGCGAAGCGCGCGGAGATCGCGTTCGCCGCGTGTCTCGGGCGGCCGTTCATCAGCCTGCAGACAGGCGCGGCGCTGCATACGTTCCTGATGGGGCATGCGGGCGCGCTCGGCGGGCTGCTGGACGTGCGGGTGCAGGTGTCGAGCTACGCGGCGATCGTGAAGCTCGTCGCGTCGGGGGCGGGAATCGGCGTCGTCGCACGTTCGGCGCTCGCCGACGGCACGCCCGCCAACGTCGCCGTGCTGACGCTGTCGGAGACGTGGGCGCGCCGCGAGCTGCGTGTGTGCGTGCCGCGCGTCGCGAGCACGCCGAATCCGTTTCGGGACCGGCTGCTGGAGACGTTGACGGCGCCGCAATCGGCGGCCGGAGGTGATGAGACGGGGGGCGGCAGCGCGCCGAGGTGA
- a CDS encoding ABC transporter permease, with protein sequence MATDNHAARTWPSQSGPHDARRDDGARPVNTMKPQKARRSAAARAWQALVWGVMAFFLLNVMLLIATVAVNSVATRWFGTPLPQGFTLHWYAKAWEDFQLASVLWVTVEVVGAVVLLSIALGVPAAYALARAQFQAKRFALLVFLLPLMVPPVTYGIPMATVMYKVGLAGTLSGVILANLVPALPFVILVMTPFIEQIDPNLESAARIFGANTWRYFRYVLLPLLVPGMLAAGLLVLVRTIGMFELTFFTAGPSTQTLVVALYYAVFSTGVRAPQSIDAMAMIYMAITLVWVVIALQFVSPTQLVSRVKQERQ encoded by the coding sequence GCCGTCGCAGTCCGGCCCGCACGACGCGCGACGCGACGACGGCGCGCGGCCCGTCAACACGATGAAACCGCAGAAGGCGCGCCGCAGCGCGGCCGCCCGTGCGTGGCAGGCGCTCGTCTGGGGCGTGATGGCGTTTTTCCTGCTGAACGTGATGCTGCTGATCGCGACCGTCGCGGTGAACTCGGTGGCGACGCGCTGGTTCGGCACGCCGCTGCCGCAGGGCTTCACGCTGCACTGGTACGCGAAGGCGTGGGAGGACTTCCAGCTCGCGAGCGTGCTGTGGGTGACGGTCGAGGTGGTCGGCGCGGTCGTGCTGCTGTCGATCGCGCTCGGCGTGCCGGCCGCCTATGCGCTCGCGCGCGCGCAGTTTCAGGCCAAGCGCTTCGCGCTGCTGGTGTTCCTGCTGCCGCTGATGGTGCCGCCCGTCACCTACGGGATTCCGATGGCGACCGTGATGTACAAGGTCGGGCTCGCGGGCACGCTGTCCGGCGTGATCCTCGCGAACCTCGTGCCGGCGCTGCCGTTCGTGATCCTCGTGATGACGCCGTTCATCGAGCAGATCGACCCGAACCTCGAATCGGCCGCGCGCATCTTCGGCGCGAACACGTGGCGCTATTTCCGCTACGTGCTGCTGCCGCTGCTGGTGCCGGGCATGCTCGCCGCGGGGCTGCTCGTGCTGGTGCGCACGATCGGGATGTTCGAGCTGACCTTCTTCACCGCCGGGCCGAGCACCCAGACGCTCGTCGTCGCGCTGTACTACGCCGTGTTCTCGACCGGCGTGCGCGCGCCGCAGTCGATCGACGCGATGGCGATGATCTACATGGCGATCACGCTCGTGTGGGTCGTGATCGCGCTGCAGTTCGTGAGCCCGACGCAGCTCGTGAGCCGCGTGAAGCAGGAGCGGCAGTAG
- the prfH gene encoding peptide chain release factor H, which translates to MLLQISSSHGPAECQLAAAKALQRLQVEADACRVALTVLDVQPGERPGTLRSVLLDLDGAGAAALADRWTGTLQWICASPYRLRHSRKNWFVGVTRCADAPPLPDGAVKFEAMRARGPGGQHVNKTSSAIRATHLATGTSVRVESERSQHANKRLALQLLHARLQEQADRQAGHAREQRRMQHFALERGNPVRVFHGVAFTPSG; encoded by the coding sequence ATGCTGCTCCAGATTTCTTCGTCACACGGCCCGGCGGAGTGCCAGCTCGCCGCGGCGAAGGCGCTGCAGCGCCTGCAGGTCGAAGCCGACGCGTGCCGCGTCGCGCTGACGGTGCTCGACGTGCAGCCGGGCGAGCGCCCGGGCACGCTGCGCTCCGTGCTGCTGGATCTCGACGGGGCCGGCGCCGCCGCGCTCGCGGACCGCTGGACCGGCACGCTGCAGTGGATCTGCGCGAGCCCTTACCGGTTGCGTCATTCGCGCAAGAACTGGTTCGTCGGCGTCACCCGCTGCGCCGACGCGCCGCCGTTGCCGGACGGCGCAGTGAAGTTCGAAGCGATGCGTGCGCGCGGCCCCGGCGGACAGCACGTCAACAAGACCAGCTCGGCGATTCGTGCGACCCATCTCGCGACCGGCACGTCGGTCCGGGTCGAAAGCGAACGCAGCCAGCACGCGAACAAGCGGCTGGCGCTGCAACTGCTGCACGCGCGCCTGCAGGAGCAGGCCGACCGCCAGGCCGGGCACGCGCGCGAGCAGCGGCGCATGCAGCATTTCGCGCTGGAACGCGGTAATCCGGTGCGGGTGTTTCATGGCGTCGCGTTCACGCCGTCGGGCTGA
- a CDS encoding hydroxymethylglutaryl-CoA lyase, which produces MTMTGKRLHKRLYINEVATRDGFQNEARFVDTDDKIALVDALSACGYAKIEVTSFTSPKAIPALRDAEVLMHGIARAPGVVYTALVPNVRGAERALSCRVDEVNLVMSVSETHNRANLRMTREQSFAQLRDVIDAVRGAGVGVAINVSLSTAMGCPMEGDVPAEAMLAWMQRFADLGVHGFTLCDTTGMAYPSQVRELCERAAERFGAFALTLHFHNTRGMALANTLAALDAGIVRFDASLGGLGGCPYAPGATGNVCTEELVHMLELDGYETGVDLAATLAAAARLPALLGHDVPSQILKAGRRSDLHPAPASTADGMPAQRAGA; this is translated from the coding sequence ATGACGATGACAGGCAAACGGCTTCACAAACGGCTCTACATCAACGAAGTCGCGACGCGCGACGGTTTCCAGAACGAGGCGCGCTTCGTCGACACCGACGACAAGATCGCGCTCGTCGACGCGCTGAGCGCATGCGGATACGCGAAGATCGAGGTGACGTCGTTCACGTCGCCGAAGGCGATTCCGGCGCTGCGCGACGCGGAAGTCCTGATGCACGGCATCGCGCGCGCGCCGGGCGTCGTCTACACGGCGCTGGTGCCGAACGTGCGCGGCGCCGAGCGCGCGCTGTCGTGCCGCGTCGACGAAGTGAATCTCGTGATGTCGGTGAGCGAGACCCACAACCGCGCCAACCTGCGGATGACGCGCGAGCAGTCGTTCGCGCAGCTGCGCGACGTGATCGACGCGGTGCGCGGCGCGGGCGTGGGCGTGGCGATCAACGTGTCGCTGTCGACCGCGATGGGCTGCCCGATGGAAGGCGACGTGCCGGCCGAAGCCATGCTCGCGTGGATGCAGCGCTTCGCGGACCTCGGCGTGCACGGCTTCACGTTGTGCGACACGACCGGCATGGCGTATCCGTCGCAGGTGCGCGAGCTGTGCGAACGCGCGGCCGAGCGCTTCGGCGCGTTCGCGCTCACGCTGCATTTCCACAACACGCGCGGCATGGCGCTCGCGAACACGCTCGCGGCGCTCGACGCCGGCATCGTCCGCTTCGACGCGTCGCTCGGCGGCCTCGGCGGCTGCCCGTACGCGCCCGGCGCGACCGGCAACGTGTGCACCGAGGAACTCGTGCACATGCTCGAACTCGACGGCTATGAGACGGGTGTCGACCTCGCGGCGACGCTCGCCGCGGCCGCGCGCCTGCCGGCGCTGCTCGGGCATGACGTGCCGAGCCAGATCCTGAAGGCCGGGCGCCGTTCGGACCTGCATCCCGCGCCTGCGTCGACGGCGGACGGCATGCCGGCGCAGCGGGCGGGCGCGTGA
- a CDS encoding DUF4148 domain-containing protein: MKSALSLLAVAAALAAPVASFAQSAGQPVTRAEVVSQLRQLEQSGYKPSRNHYPDDIQAAEARIAPASGIGSEAGATVQSGNRMMPAHGADALFSHH, encoded by the coding sequence ATGAAATCCGCCCTTTCCCTGCTCGCCGTCGCCGCCGCGCTTGCGGCACCCGTCGCTTCGTTTGCGCAATCCGCCGGCCAGCCGGTCACGCGCGCCGAAGTCGTGTCGCAATTGCGGCAACTCGAACAGTCCGGCTACAAGCCGTCGCGCAACCACTATCCGGACGACATCCAGGCGGCCGAGGCGCGCATCGCTCCCGCCTCGGGCATCGGCAGCGAAGCCGGCGCGACGGTCCAGTCGGGCAATCGCATGATGCCGGCGCACGGCGCCGATGCGCTTTTCAGCCACCATTAA
- a CDS encoding LysR family transcriptional regulator, producing MVNPLHFDLQSLRVFVLVAEHGSLTKAAEHGQLTLSAVSKRIAELESVTGSALFIRHARGVELTPAGRALLDHAAKVIDQVNRMAHEMSDYVAGVRGHIRVWANTSAIVQFLPVDLAGFLTSNPGIKVSLEERLSHEIVDALASGKADLGVFADNVPAPGIERRLYRRDELVLLVPRGHRFAERGTVRFADTLDEDYVGLSDGSSLLARMTDAAFAVERSLKLRIQVSNFDGVSRMIEAGLGIGILPRDAVTTERAGSRLCVVKLDDAWATRTLWVGVKAGSVLTTDIAKLFDFMSAR from the coding sequence ATGGTGAATCCGCTTCATTTCGACCTGCAGTCGCTGCGGGTCTTCGTGCTGGTCGCGGAGCACGGCAGCCTGACAAAGGCGGCCGAGCACGGCCAGCTCACGCTGTCCGCGGTCAGCAAGCGCATCGCGGAACTCGAGAGCGTGACCGGCAGCGCACTGTTCATCCGGCACGCGCGCGGCGTCGAGCTGACGCCCGCCGGCCGCGCGCTGCTCGACCATGCGGCGAAGGTTATCGACCAGGTGAACCGGATGGCGCACGAGATGAGCGATTACGTCGCGGGGGTGCGCGGGCATATCCGCGTGTGGGCGAATACGTCCGCGATCGTTCAGTTCCTGCCGGTCGATCTTGCGGGTTTTCTCACGTCCAATCCGGGTATCAAGGTCAGTCTGGAGGAGAGACTGAGCCACGAGATCGTCGACGCGCTCGCGTCGGGCAAGGCCGATCTCGGCGTGTTCGCCGATAACGTGCCGGCGCCGGGCATCGAGCGCCGGCTGTATCGGCGTGATGAGCTCGTGCTGCTGGTGCCGCGTGGGCATCGTTTTGCGGAGCGGGGGACGGTTCGCTTTGCGGATACGCTGGACGAGGATTACGTCGGGCTCAGCGACGGCAGCTCGCTGCTCGCGCGGATGACCGACGCGGCGTTCGCGGTCGAGCGGTCGTTGAAGCTGCGGATTCAGGTGTCGAATTTCGACGGGGTCAGCCGGATGATCGAGGCCGGGTTGGGCATCGGGATTCTGCCGCGGGATGCGGTGACTACCGAGCGTGCCGGGTCGCGGCTGTGTGTCGTGAAACTTGACGACGCGTGGGCGACGCGCACGCTGTGGGTCGGGGTGAAGGCGGGGAGCGTGCTGACGACGGATATCGCGAAGCTGTTTGATTTCATGTCGGCGCGGTGA
- a CDS encoding VOC family protein, with protein MALIDHLDHLVLTCVDPDATKHFYVDVLQMRLETFGAGRIAFRFGNQKINLHVRGAEFEPKAHLPAPGALDQCFIASVPLDDVIAHLKRMNWPIVEGPVERTGATQKIRSVYVRDPDLNLIEISELI; from the coding sequence ATGGCGCTGATCGATCACCTCGACCACCTCGTGCTGACCTGCGTCGATCCCGATGCGACCAAGCACTTCTATGTCGACGTGCTGCAGATGCGGCTCGAAACCTTCGGCGCGGGACGCATCGCGTTCCGCTTCGGCAACCAGAAGATCAACCTGCACGTGCGCGGCGCGGAATTCGAGCCGAAGGCGCACCTGCCGGCGCCGGGCGCGCTCGATCAGTGCTTCATCGCGTCGGTGCCGCTCGATGACGTGATCGCTCACCTGAAGCGGATGAACTGGCCGATCGTCGAAGGGCCGGTCGAGCGCACCGGCGCGACGCAGAAGATTCGTTCCGTTTATGTGCGCGATCCCGATCTGAACCTGATCGAGATTTCAGAGCTGATCTGA